Proteins from a single region of Leuconostoc gasicomitatum LMG 18811:
- a CDS encoding DEAD/DEAH box helicase → MKSYFGRQVVHAKVNKVPENIVSSAAFIGNICQRCGQNVHGKLPKNHFYCRACLALGRVSTLDVLLSLPEPNNFDGNDILSWTGQLTQQQKVVSDELLETLSRQREHLVWAVTGAGKTEMLFPVIHQALTQKYRIAIVSPRVDVILELAPRLQQAFSETDKVVLHGEQTEAYRYTPLVLATTHQMLRFKSAFDLLIVDEVDSFPYAGDQMLAHAVKNARKINSAVIYLSATPTKALQQQVKRQLLTTSYLPLRFHQHLLPVLKTTIVGPWRKKLPVIFLRQIKQFSQTKRRFLIFVPQVSDLVGVYQNIKNNFPDMLGDHVFAGDPKRQEKVQNMRDQTIQYLVTTTILERGVTFPGIDVLILGADEKIFSENALVQIAGRVGRNKDRPTGLVKAYVQHTNFKVIAAQRQIRQMNKRGQQLGGRV, encoded by the coding sequence ATGAAATCATATTTTGGTCGACAAGTTGTTCACGCAAAAGTAAATAAAGTACCAGAAAACATTGTTTCTTCAGCTGCATTTATTGGCAATATTTGTCAACGATGTGGTCAAAATGTGCATGGTAAATTACCAAAAAATCATTTTTATTGTCGTGCCTGTTTAGCATTAGGACGGGTTAGTACACTTGATGTACTTCTTTCACTTCCTGAGCCCAATAACTTTGATGGTAACGATATTTTATCTTGGACTGGACAATTAACACAGCAACAAAAAGTAGTTAGCGATGAACTACTTGAGACATTATCACGGCAACGTGAACATCTTGTTTGGGCCGTGACGGGTGCAGGTAAAACTGAGATGTTATTTCCAGTTATTCACCAAGCCTTGACACAAAAATATCGTATCGCTATTGTTTCACCGCGAGTTGATGTTATCCTTGAGTTGGCACCACGATTACAGCAGGCTTTTTCAGAAACTGATAAAGTCGTTTTACATGGCGAACAAACTGAAGCGTATCGCTATACACCACTTGTTTTAGCCACAACACATCAAATGTTACGGTTTAAATCGGCATTTGATTTGTTAATTGTTGATGAAGTTGATAGTTTTCCGTACGCTGGGGATCAAATGTTAGCACATGCGGTAAAAAATGCTCGAAAAATAAATAGTGCAGTAATTTATCTTAGTGCAACACCGACAAAAGCATTGCAACAACAAGTGAAACGGCAGTTATTAACAACCTCTTATTTACCGTTACGGTTTCATCAACATTTATTGCCAGTTTTAAAAACAACAATTGTCGGCCCTTGGCGAAAAAAATTACCAGTCATTTTTTTGCGACAGATTAAACAATTTAGTCAAACAAAGAGAAGATTTTTAATCTTTGTGCCACAAGTTTCAGATCTAGTGGGTGTGTATCAAAATATAAAAAATAATTTTCCAGATATGCTTGGAGATCATGTGTTTGCTGGTGATCCGAAAAGACAAGAAAAGGTTCAAAATATGAGAGACCAAACAATTCAATATCTTGTGACTACGACCATTTTAGAACGTGGTGTGACGTTTCCTGGCATAGATGTTTTGATTTTAGGTGCTGATGAAAAAATATTTAGTGAAAATGCTTTAGTTCAAATCGCTGGTCGTGTTGGTCGCAATAAAGATCGCCCAACTGGTTTAGTGAAAGCCTATGTCCAACATACAAATTTTAAAGTAATAGCTGCACAGCGCCAAATTAGACAAATGAATAAACGCGGGCAACAGTTAGGAGGACGAGTATGA
- a CDS encoding HD domain-containing protein has product MAKLEGIVLLNSSTAALQIIDTKTGNKIENVNREFSESDINTSTFSVEIMRRILDQVQRFRQLLRDYGVRDIRLFGSEALSQVKNAVYFADQIESITGLSINWLNGNQESYYRQLAVRHAQGIQHTALIEKNAFVLGMSSGRIDLGYFEKNRFEFSQHSSVGPVKLAQSINAMSVEVAQEKSLAGEFISSKLADFWHMLPPFKHTETLILLGADSAQNIFLPENHHWIVVSKDQLQNVIDDLATMNDQAIIEKYAVNLNDVPFALIEMLLLMNVMVAVGVNTLQISDLTVLDGLSVTDNHAEDDIITAARGIADRYMVEEKHREIVLVYARQLFDRLKKIHHLNKRDRLLLGVAALVHDVGGFINSQKHYQYSEEILEGIDFHGLSTSEQRMIAAIARYHSAETPDNALRTVQDFSPQQRLRIAKLASLLRLADALDDSRLQKISKLAVSISDDNITIIGQTIADLQLEIYVFAQKAKFFETVFGLPIVLKRQRRRG; this is encoded by the coding sequence ATGGCGAAATTAGAGGGCATCGTATTACTGAATTCCAGCACAGCTGCATTACAAATTATTGATACTAAGACTGGTAACAAAATTGAAAATGTTAACCGGGAATTTAGTGAAAGTGATATTAACACATCGACGTTTTCAGTCGAAATCATGCGACGCATATTAGATCAAGTGCAACGTTTTCGACAATTATTACGTGACTATGGTGTCCGTGATATACGGTTATTTGGTAGTGAAGCATTGTCACAAGTTAAAAATGCAGTATATTTTGCAGACCAAATTGAAAGTATAACTGGTCTTAGCATTAATTGGTTAAACGGCAATCAAGAAAGTTATTATCGACAACTTGCTGTCCGCCATGCACAGGGTATTCAGCATACAGCGTTAATTGAAAAAAATGCCTTTGTACTTGGCATGAGTTCAGGTCGCATTGATTTGGGATATTTTGAGAAAAATCGTTTTGAATTTTCTCAACACTCATCCGTAGGACCAGTCAAACTAGCACAATCAATTAATGCTATGTCAGTTGAAGTTGCACAGGAAAAATCTTTGGCGGGTGAGTTTATTAGTAGTAAATTAGCCGATTTTTGGCATATGTTACCACCATTTAAACATACTGAAACTTTAATCTTACTGGGTGCCGACTCAGCGCAGAATATATTTTTACCAGAAAACCATCACTGGATTGTTGTGTCAAAAGATCAGTTACAAAATGTCATTGATGATTTAGCAACTATGAATGATCAGGCAATTATTGAGAAGTACGCTGTTAATTTAAATGACGTACCCTTTGCATTGATAGAAATGTTATTATTAATGAATGTTATGGTCGCAGTGGGTGTCAATACCTTACAAATTAGCGATTTAACGGTATTAGATGGCTTGTCAGTCACTGATAATCATGCTGAAGATGACATCATTACCGCTGCACGTGGTATTGCTGATCGCTATATGGTTGAAGAAAAACATCGTGAAATTGTGTTGGTTTATGCTAGGCAGTTATTTGATCGCTTGAAAAAAATTCATCATTTGAATAAACGTGATCGATTGTTATTGGGGGTTGCCGCTTTAGTACATGATGTTGGTGGCTTTATTAATTCTCAGAAACACTATCAGTATTCAGAAGAAATTCTTGAGGGAATTGATTTTCATGGTCTATCTACCTCTGAACAACGTATGATTGCAGCTATAGCCAGATATCACAGCGCCGAGACACCTGATAATGCCTTACGTACCGTGCAAGATTTTTCACCACAACAACGATTGCGTATTGCAAAGTTAGCATCCTTATTACGGTTAGCCGATGCTTTGGATGACAGTCGCTTGCAAAAAATTAGTAAATTAGCAGTATCAATATCTGATGATAATATTACAATTATAGGACAGACAATTGCTGATTTACAACTTGAAATTTATGTATTTGCTCAGAAAGCAAAATTTTTTGAAACAGTATTTGGATTGCCCATCGTGTTGAAGCGACAAAGGAGAAGAGGCTAA
- a CDS encoding DNA-3-methyladenine glycosylase I produces MVTKKIVRCQWVAKYEVTNDMTKYHDQEWGRPLRDDDRSLFELLTLEVFQAGLSWEISLRKRPGMKLAFHDFDVLQVSQMTEKEALDLKTNPNIIRNGLKILATINNARAIKRVQDEFDSFSNYIWQFTNNKIIDNQVIANQDVPAQNALSQTVAKDMKKRGFKFLGPVTIYSYLQGIGIINDHEKTCSFKYHD; encoded by the coding sequence ATGGTTACAAAAAAGATAGTTCGTTGTCAATGGGTTGCCAAATATGAAGTTACTAACGACATGACAAAATATCATGATCAGGAATGGGGACGGCCATTGCGGGACGATGATCGATCACTATTTGAGTTATTAACGTTGGAAGTTTTTCAAGCAGGATTGAGTTGGGAAATCTCATTAAGAAAAAGGCCAGGGATGAAATTGGCTTTTCATGATTTTGACGTGCTACAAGTGAGCCAAATGACAGAAAAAGAGGCTCTAGATTTAAAAACCAATCCAAATATTATTAGAAATGGTTTAAAAATTCTGGCAACAATTAATAATGCACGTGCCATAAAACGCGTGCAAGATGAATTTGATAGTTTTTCTAATTACATATGGCAGTTTACTAACAATAAAATAATAGATAACCAAGTTATAGCCAATCAAGACGTGCCGGCACAAAATGCCTTATCTCAAACTGTTGCGAAGGATATGAAGAAAAGAGGGTTTAAATTTTTGGGACCGGTAACTATTTATTCCTATTTACAAGGGATAGGTATTATTAATGATCACGAAAAAACTTGTTCTTTTAAGTATCACGATTAA
- a CDS encoding ComF family protein — translation MSCHLCQNNSHNKLSLLETFNVIKKAKKKLCLTCELAFSVIIVGCLGCGRQQTNSQLCHDCYLWQQKGKKLLNHTALYQYNDAMRQFMKQYKFDGDYDLRVIFNRVFSQKINILNADIVVPIPVSEHTMLTRGFNQTTGLIEGIQYEQLLKVFAKEKSPQSQFNRQIRMTRKQPFTMIEQVSLKGKEVLLVDDVYTTGNTLYHAADLLYECGAKNVKSISLSR, via the coding sequence ATGAGTTGTCATTTATGTCAAAATAATAGCCATAACAAATTATCATTATTAGAAACATTTAATGTCATAAAAAAAGCAAAAAAAAAATTATGTCTAACATGTGAATTAGCGTTTAGCGTCATTATAGTGGGATGTTTAGGATGTGGTAGACAACAAACAAATAGTCAATTATGTCATGATTGCTATCTTTGGCAACAAAAAGGAAAAAAGTTATTAAATCATACAGCTTTGTATCAGTATAATGATGCTATGCGTCAATTTATGAAACAATATAAATTTGATGGTGATTATGACTTACGTGTCATTTTTAATCGTGTGTTCAGTCAAAAAATTAATATTTTGAATGCTGATATTGTCGTACCAATCCCAGTGAGTGAACACACAATGTTAACACGAGGATTTAATCAAACAACTGGATTAATTGAGGGTATACAGTACGAGCAACTTCTTAAAGTATTTGCAAAGGAAAAATCTCCTCAGTCGCAATTTAATCGTCAAATACGAATGACGAGAAAACAACCGTTTACAATGATAGAGCAGGTGTCTTTGAAGGGCAAAGAGGTACTATTGGTTGATGACGTTTATACTACAGGTAATACCCTATATCATGCAGCAGATTTGTTATACGAATGTGGCGCTAAAAATGTGAAAAGTATATCTTTATCTCGATGA
- a CDS encoding AAA family ATPase — MKDNKVFVITGATGVGKTTIARYLQDNYRMPRVITHTTRAPRDREINGISYYFEDDITFETKHYLERVKYAGSQYGSSYEALECAWQKSPYITIVLDTAGAITYARELGKQAVIIFVTVTSPEVLVERVQVRGDDPTAVKQRVASPEFLRDVLLPTELKNVAYELANDDWSKTKVRLDLLVNDIMNGRSLPQKN, encoded by the coding sequence ATGAAAGACAATAAAGTATTTGTAATTACGGGTGCAACTGGAGTAGGTAAAACAACAATTGCGCGATATTTACAAGATAATTATCGTATGCCACGTGTTATTACACACACAACAAGAGCACCACGGGATAGAGAAATTAATGGGATATCATACTATTTCGAAGATGATATCACATTTGAAACGAAACACTACTTAGAGCGAGTAAAATACGCAGGATCACAATATGGTTCATCTTATGAGGCACTTGAATGTGCTTGGCAAAAAAGTCCGTATATTACAATTGTATTGGACACTGCTGGCGCAATAACTTATGCTCGTGAACTTGGGAAACAGGCAGTGATCATTTTTGTTACGGTCACCAGCCCTGAAGTATTAGTTGAGCGTGTTCAAGTGCGTGGTGATGATCCAACGGCTGTTAAGCAACGTGTTGCTTCACCAGAGTTTTTGCGTGATGTCTTGTTACCGACTGAATTAAAAAATGTCGCTTATGAATTAGCTAATGATGATTGGTCAAAGACAAAGGTCAGGCTTGACTTACTTGTAAATGACATTATGAATGGGCGTAGTTTGCCTCAAAAAAATTAG
- a CDS encoding RNA degradosome polyphosphate kinase — protein sequence MVDFKRTKYYVNREISWLAFNDRVLEEARDVQNPLFERANFLAITQKNMDEWFMVRVASLQQQVMIGHDRVDAAGLTPTKQLDEISKVAGGQIKKQYQVLTRSLLPALRREGFELLHSDDLTANQIQFLKRFFDQELLPVLTPMAIDTTRPFPFLANDTLNIGVRLKKSEDKLEKYIAVLQVPETSGRVIALPEKNQYILIEDIVQLFLPSLFPGYVIRESTVFHVIRDMELDIADDEDTPNILQDVQSKLQERERGRVIRVIFSRTTSSSLRIKLIKLLHVDESRAYMVNGPIDLTFLNVWLKFIQAPDLKFPPFKGYNNPNLAPDKLFNSIKHQDYLLHHPYDSFKPVIEFIQTAAKDDQVLAIKMTLYRVSGKSPIVKALGEAAQHGKQVTVLVEIKARFDEENNVHWARELERQGVHVVYGLRGLKTHAKVVLVVRREDDTIRRYVHLGTGNYNDVTANFYTDLGLLTSDSELGADVASIFNILTGYSDPGYFHQLHMSPDGIREFIYEQIDNEIANAKAGKVAGIKMKFNSLSDERMIRHLYQASQAGVKVSLIIRGITMLKVGIPEVSETIEVHSIVGRFLEHSRIYSFENDGNPKVYLSSADLMTRNLDRRVELLFPLKNDRLRDKVLSIFQIMWHDNVKTRVLQANGSFEKKDRRGVMALDAQEMFTQDTLVQQNNQMKQEQLTATKQRFEPLNNPFISEEYGGEE from the coding sequence ATGGTTGATTTTAAACGTACAAAATATTATGTCAATCGTGAAATCAGTTGGTTAGCATTTAATGATCGGGTGTTAGAAGAAGCGCGCGATGTTCAAAATCCATTATTTGAGCGTGCCAATTTTTTGGCAATCACGCAAAAAAATATGGACGAATGGTTTATGGTGCGTGTTGCTAGCTTGCAGCAGCAGGTCATGATTGGACATGATCGAGTAGACGCAGCCGGTTTGACACCAACAAAGCAATTAGATGAAATTTCAAAGGTTGCCGGAGGACAAATTAAAAAACAATATCAAGTGTTAACTCGCAGTTTATTACCTGCGTTAAGGCGTGAAGGCTTTGAATTATTACATTCTGACGATTTGACTGCCAATCAAATACAATTTCTGAAACGCTTTTTTGATCAAGAATTATTACCAGTTTTAACACCAATGGCGATTGACACGACACGACCATTTCCTTTTTTAGCAAACGATACATTAAATATAGGTGTGCGTCTTAAAAAATCAGAGGATAAGTTAGAAAAGTATATTGCTGTATTGCAAGTGCCTGAAACTTCGGGTCGTGTCATAGCATTACCAGAGAAAAATCAGTATATTTTAATTGAAGATATTGTTCAACTATTTTTGCCTTCTTTATTTCCAGGCTATGTCATCAGAGAATCAACGGTATTTCATGTTATTCGAGATATGGAATTAGATATAGCAGATGATGAAGATACACCAAATATTCTTCAAGATGTACAATCTAAATTGCAAGAACGAGAACGAGGCCGCGTTATTCGGGTAATTTTTTCGCGAACAACGAGTTCATCATTACGGATAAAGTTAATCAAGTTACTGCATGTAGATGAGTCTCGTGCATATATGGTTAATGGGCCAATTGATTTAACATTTTTGAATGTGTGGTTGAAATTTATTCAGGCACCAGATCTAAAGTTTCCACCATTTAAGGGTTATAATAATCCAAATTTGGCACCGGATAAATTATTTAATAGCATTAAACATCAAGACTATTTATTACACCATCCTTATGATTCCTTTAAACCTGTGATAGAATTTATTCAAACTGCTGCAAAAGATGATCAGGTACTCGCCATTAAAATGACATTGTACCGTGTATCAGGCAAGTCTCCTATTGTTAAAGCGTTAGGTGAAGCTGCACAACATGGCAAACAAGTTACAGTTTTAGTTGAAATTAAGGCTCGCTTTGATGAAGAAAATAATGTGCATTGGGCACGAGAACTAGAGCGACAAGGTGTACACGTTGTTTATGGGTTGCGAGGATTAAAAACGCATGCAAAAGTTGTATTAGTTGTGCGGCGAGAAGATGATACAATTCGACGATATGTCCATTTGGGAACTGGTAATTATAATGATGTGACAGCTAATTTTTATACGGATTTAGGACTATTAACCAGTGACTCAGAATTAGGCGCAGATGTTGCATCGATCTTTAATATTTTAACTGGCTACTCAGACCCAGGTTATTTCCATCAATTACATATGTCACCAGATGGTATTCGTGAATTTATTTATGAACAAATTGATAATGAAATTGCGAATGCAAAGGCAGGTAAAGTTGCTGGAATTAAAATGAAGTTTAACTCACTATCAGACGAACGTATGATAAGACATTTGTATCAAGCTAGTCAAGCAGGGGTTAAGGTGTCATTAATTATTCGAGGAATTACTATGTTGAAGGTGGGAATACCAGAAGTTAGTGAAACAATAGAAGTACATTCGATTGTTGGCCGATTTTTGGAACATAGTCGTATTTATAGCTTTGAAAATGACGGTAATCCTAAAGTTTACTTGTCATCAGCTGACCTAATGACTCGTAATTTGGATCGACGCGTTGAACTACTTTTCCCACTCAAAAATGATCGTTTACGTGATAAGGTGCTATCTATCTTTCAAATTATGTGGCATGATAATGTTAAAACACGTGTGTTACAAGCAAATGGTAGTTTTGAAAAGAAAGATCGTCGCGGTGTGATGGCCCTTGATGCACAAGAAATGTTTACACAAGATACTTTAGTACAACAAAACAATCAAATGAAACAAGAACAACTAACGGCAACAAAGCAAAGGTTTGAACCGTTGAATAATCCGTTTATTAGTGAAGAGTATGGAGGTGAAGAATGA
- a CDS encoding Ppx/GppA family phosphatase: MTVIAVIDLGSNSVRMTVSRYHHDGSYEVLARFQEMVRLSTGMGPDKVLQPEAVARTLTALNKFKQALKVYDNDKVEIHAVATAAVRQASNQAEFLIAFKKEMGFELNVLTGEEEAHFDFVGVINTFPINDALILDTGGASSELILVRNKQAVHAVSLPVGAVNISESYLEKDHISAGALFSAIVALRQLFGDISWLRESINMPLIALGGSNRTLAKISRKKEKIQGMAVHGYHLNVGEVALIYQNILKKDLEERKKIPGLAKERGDIIVGGLLPLVELLLFTEGQQVIFSQSGLREGILFEQIAANTGHNVVSPEPAAMTIDTEDL; encoded by the coding sequence ATGACAGTCATTGCAGTGATAGATTTGGGATCTAATTCAGTACGGATGACAGTTAGTCGTTATCATCATGATGGTTCTTATGAGGTTTTAGCAAGATTTCAAGAAATGGTCCGTTTATCGACTGGAATGGGCCCAGATAAGGTACTGCAACCCGAAGCAGTTGCACGTACTTTGACGGCTTTGAATAAATTCAAGCAAGCTTTAAAAGTGTATGATAATGATAAAGTAGAGATACATGCCGTTGCGACAGCTGCGGTGCGACAAGCAAGTAATCAAGCTGAATTTTTGATTGCATTTAAGAAAGAAATGGGTTTTGAACTAAATGTGTTAACCGGTGAAGAAGAGGCACATTTTGACTTTGTTGGTGTTATCAATACCTTTCCGATTAACGATGCGTTGATTTTAGATACGGGAGGTGCATCATCAGAGTTAATTCTGGTTCGTAACAAGCAGGCGGTGCATGCTGTCAGTTTACCAGTTGGCGCGGTTAACATCTCAGAAAGTTATTTGGAAAAAGATCATATATCAGCTGGGGCATTGTTTTCAGCAATAGTGGCTTTAAGACAACTATTTGGCGACATATCATGGCTTCGTGAATCAATTAATATGCCTCTGATTGCACTTGGCGGTAGTAACCGTACATTAGCAAAAATCAGTCGCAAAAAAGAAAAAATTCAAGGAATGGCAGTTCACGGCTATCATTTAAATGTTGGTGAAGTGGCTTTAATTTATCAAAATATCTTAAAAAAAGATCTTGAAGAACGCAAAAAAATACCTGGTCTTGCGAAGGAACGCGGTGATATTATTGTTGGTGGGTTGTTACCATTAGTTGAGTTGCTTCTGTTTACTGAGGGTCAGCAAGTTATTTTTTCACAAAGTGGGTTACGTGAAGGGATCCTCTTTGAACAAATTGCAGCCAATACAGGGCATAATGTTGTGTCACCAGAACCAGCGGCCATGACTATCGATACAGAAGACCTGTAA
- the hpf gene encoding ribosome hibernation-promoting factor, HPF/YfiA family, translating into MLDYNVRGENIAVTDALREYVEKRLTKLNRYIEEKSSANVNLRTYKSDNSGKVEVTIVLPYVVLRAEDTNPDLYAAVDAVSEKLERQIRKYKTKINRKSRETGFKGIDSNDEIPASEVDDDALQIVRTKQVDLKPMSPEEAALQMDLLEHSFFIFKDAETNTDSVIYKRQDGKYGLLETAEN; encoded by the coding sequence ATGCTAGATTATAATGTACGTGGCGAAAATATTGCAGTGACTGACGCACTTCGTGAGTATGTGGAGAAGCGTCTGACAAAGTTGAATCGTTACATCGAAGAAAAATCGAGTGCTAACGTTAACTTACGCACCTATAAATCAGATAATTCTGGTAAAGTTGAAGTAACAATTGTACTACCTTATGTTGTGTTACGTGCGGAAGATACAAATCCTGACTTGTATGCAGCAGTGGATGCTGTTTCTGAAAAATTAGAACGTCAAATTCGTAAGTACAAGACTAAAATTAACCGTAAGTCACGTGAGACTGGGTTTAAGGGAATTGATTCTAATGATGAGATTCCGGCATCCGAAGTGGATGATGATGCTTTGCAAATTGTTCGCACAAAGCAAGTAGATTTAAAACCAATGTCGCCAGAAGAAGCAGCGCTACAAATGGATTTGTTGGAACACAGTTTCTTTATTTTTAAAGACGCAGAAACGAACACCGATTCGGTTATTTATAAGCGCCAAGATGGCAAGTATGGCTTGCTTGAAACAGCAGAAAATTAA
- a CDS encoding APC family permease — MSIFTRAFKRESVNTYIKADSHMSRVLTTRDLIGLGVGTVIGTGIFILPGHEAAQHAGPAVAVAFLIAAIFSGLSGMAFAEFSSAMPVAGSAYSYGTVIYGEIIGWLLGWSLILEYFLAVSAIATGFSAYLGNLLTIFNIHIPKALMSGPMEGGVINLFAVLIILLVTVILSRGLNASKKIENGAVILKVAILVLFIVGGSFFIKHTNYVPFYPKEFQTGIGGLGGLSAATASIIFAFLGFDTIAAHAAEVKNPQKTMARGIIGTVIISALLYVLFSIVLTGIVNYKKLGVDDPAAFALQSIHQTQFAVVITVGALIGMFTAILALIYASSRLTYSFGRDGLLPRSLGKISAGSHLPVNALILAIIIESIFAGLIPLNTLANLINAGTLLAFMFINFGILILRRRKDLSHDGFKVPGYPVIPFIAGVISFILLTQLPSETLELFAVWVLIGIIWYFAYGIHHSKLS; from the coding sequence ATGTCTATCTTTACAAGAGCATTTAAACGAGAATCTGTTAATACCTACATAAAAGCTGATTCTCATATGTCGCGTGTATTAACAACACGTGACTTGATTGGTTTAGGTGTTGGCACTGTGATTGGCACAGGAATTTTCATATTACCTGGTCATGAAGCTGCACAACATGCCGGTCCTGCTGTAGCTGTAGCTTTTCTAATAGCAGCAATATTTTCAGGGTTATCAGGTATGGCATTCGCTGAATTTTCATCCGCAATGCCTGTCGCTGGATCTGCTTATTCTTATGGTACCGTTATTTACGGCGAGATTATTGGTTGGTTACTTGGCTGGTCCTTAATTTTAGAGTATTTTTTGGCTGTTTCAGCTATCGCTACTGGCTTTTCTGCTTATCTCGGAAATTTATTAACAATATTTAACATTCATATTCCCAAGGCATTAATGTCTGGGCCTATGGAGGGTGGTGTTATTAATCTTTTCGCCGTTTTAATCATATTACTGGTAACAGTTATCTTGTCACGCGGTTTAAACGCCTCTAAAAAAATTGAAAATGGCGCTGTTATCTTAAAGGTCGCTATTCTTGTCCTATTTATTGTTGGTGGTTCATTTTTCATCAAGCACACTAATTATGTGCCATTTTATCCAAAGGAATTTCAAACTGGTATTGGTGGCCTTGGTGGCCTTTCTGCTGCGACAGCTAGTATTATTTTCGCTTTTCTTGGTTTTGACACAATTGCAGCACACGCTGCTGAAGTTAAAAATCCGCAAAAAACAATGGCTCGCGGTATTATCGGCACAGTTATCATCTCTGCTTTACTATATGTTCTATTCTCAATTGTTCTGACCGGCATCGTTAACTACAAAAAACTTGGTGTTGATGACCCTGCTGCATTTGCTTTGCAATCTATACATCAAACACAATTTGCCGTCGTTATTACTGTTGGCGCTTTGATTGGGATGTTTACAGCCATATTGGCATTAATTTATGCGTCATCTCGTTTGACCTATTCATTTGGTCGTGACGGCTTATTACCAAGATCATTGGGTAAAATTTCTGCTGGATCGCATTTACCAGTAAATGCTTTAATACTGGCTATTATTATTGAATCTATTTTTGCCGGTTTGATTCCATTAAACACTTTAGCAAACTTAATTAATGCAGGTACATTATTAGCTTTTATGTTTATCAACTTCGGTATTTTAATTTTACGTCGTCGCAAAGATTTATCACATGATGGCTTCAAAGTACCCGGTTATCCCGTAATCCCCTTCATTGCCGGCGTCATCAGCTTCATATTATTGACACAATTGCCTTCTGAAACACTTGAATTATTTGCTGTGTGGGTTCTTATTGGTATTATCTGGTACTTCGCCTATGGTATTCATCACTCAAAATTATCGTAA
- a CDS encoding YigZ family protein, with amino-acid sequence MTNYITIAPNNFIWEQNIKKSRFILNVARITSEEHARLFIDQISKTHDKASHNVFAYTLGDNNQIKRYSDNGEPSGTAGIPILEVLQKNELHDVVAVVTRYFGGVKLGAGGLIRAYAGTVADGIKAAGLVSRLTRLKLTITVNYKNADMLTYWLTSHDYQVMNTQYDTVVHIIVPVSTDNIPEFQVTLNDLLAGQVTFEIGEETFFEFPVK; translated from the coding sequence ATGACTAACTATATCACAATCGCCCCAAATAATTTTATTTGGGAACAAAACATTAAAAAATCACGGTTTATTTTAAACGTTGCTCGTATTACTTCAGAAGAGCATGCACGCTTATTTATTGATCAAATATCTAAAACTCATGACAAGGCAAGCCACAACGTCTTCGCCTACACACTTGGTGATAATAATCAAATTAAGCGTTACTCGGACAACGGTGAACCTAGTGGTACAGCTGGGATTCCTATCCTAGAAGTTCTACAAAAAAATGAATTGCATGATGTCGTTGCAGTCGTGACACGCTACTTTGGCGGTGTTAAATTAGGCGCTGGTGGTTTAATACGCGCTTATGCCGGAACAGTAGCGGATGGTATTAAGGCTGCTGGATTAGTTTCACGGTTGACTCGTTTAAAACTAACTATTACAGTAAATTACAAAAATGCAGATATGCTCACTTACTGGCTAACTAGCCACGATTACCAAGTTATGAACACCCAATACGATACAGTTGTCCATATTATTGTGCCTGTATCAACGGATAATATTCCTGAATTTCAAGTAACATTAAATGATTTACTTGCTGGACAAGTAACATTTGAAATTGGTGAAGAAACTTTCTTTGAATTTCCAGTTAAATAG